The DNA segment CGGGAGGGCCGGAAGTCTGAGATGTGCTGATTGACCACGCTGGCACCCCGAACCTACTGTCGTCAACACGGGCGTTTGAACGAACCGTTGCGTGCTCGTCTCTCACCGTGAGGCCGGTGCTGACATGGACGTCTCCTTCCTCGGCGGACCAGGCCCGCAGCGCGGTGTCGGTGTGGTCGCCCCCTTCGACTTCGCGCTGGACCGCGAGCTGTGGCGGTGGACGCCCGACGACGTGTCCCTGCATGTCACCCGGACGCCGTACGTGCCGGTCGAGGTGAGCCTGGATCTCGCCCGCATGATCAGCGAGCACGAGACCCTCCAGAACGCCGTGAGCACCCTCACCGAGGTCACCCCCGAGGCCGTCGCGTACGCCTGCACGTCGGGCAGTTTCGTCGGCGGGGTCATGGGCGAGCGCGCCATGTGCGAGGCGATGAGCAGGGCCGGCTCGGTCCCCTCGGTCACCACCTCGGGCGCACTGCTGGAGGCGCTGGTGGAGCTGGACGTACGGCGGCTGGCACTGGTGACGCCGTACACCGTGTCGGTGACCCGGGCGCTGGAGGAGTACGTGGCGCAGGCCGGGGTCGCGGTCACCGGCTGCGCCTACATGGGCCTGACCCGGCAGATCTGGAAGGTCACCTACCGCGAGGTGGTCGACATGGCCCGGCGGGCGGCGGTGCGCGGCCGGCTCGGCACGGCGGACGCGCTGTTCCTGTCCTGCACCAACCTGCCCACCTACGACGTGATTCCACAGCTGGAGGCGGAACTGCGCATACCGGTGATCTCGGCCAACCAGGTGACCATGTGGGCAGCGTTGCGCCGACTGGGTACCCGGGCGGTGGGACCGTATCAGGCGCTGATCGACACGTCGGCGCGCACCGGGACCGGGGCCGGGAGCACACTGCCGGGCCCGGCGGCCGGTTCGGTACTGCCGGCCGCCGGGCCGGTGGTGCCGACCGGCTCCGTACTGCCGGAAGGCCAGGAGCCGTCGGACGTACGGGGCGTGCACGGCGTGCCGGACGCGCAGGGTGTGCCGGGGGCGCAGGGCATCCCCGGCACACCGGACGAGAAGCAGCAGAAAGGCTGGACATGACCGCACTGGGATTCCTCTACCCCGGACACTCCGCCGAGGACGACTATCCGCGCATCGAGCAACTGCTGGGCAGCGACGTCCGGGTGGACCTGGCGCACACCGACATCGGTGAGGACGCGCACCGGGCCGACGCCCTGCTGGAGATGGGCGCGGCGGACCGGCTCGCGGCCGGGGTCCAGGAACTGCGGCTCACCGGCGCCGACGCCGTGGTGTGGGCCTGCACCAGCGGCAGCTTCGTGCGCGGCTGGGACGGCGCCCACGAGCAGGTGCGCGCCCTCGCCCGTACGGCGGGCATGCCCGCGTCCTCCACGTCCTTCGCCTTCGTGCACGCGGCGCGGGAGATCGGGGTGCGGCGG comes from the Streptomyces sp. KMM 9044 genome and includes:
- a CDS encoding maleate cis-trans isomerase family protein, whose amino-acid sequence is MDVSFLGGPGPQRGVGVVAPFDFALDRELWRWTPDDVSLHVTRTPYVPVEVSLDLARMISEHETLQNAVSTLTEVTPEAVAYACTSGSFVGGVMGERAMCEAMSRAGSVPSVTTSGALLEALVELDVRRLALVTPYTVSVTRALEEYVAQAGVAVTGCAYMGLTRQIWKVTYREVVDMARRAAVRGRLGTADALFLSCTNLPTYDVIPQLEAELRIPVISANQVTMWAALRRLGTRAVGPYQALIDTSARTGTGAGSTLPGPAAGSVLPAAGPVVPTGSVLPEGQEPSDVRGVHGVPDAQGVPGAQGIPGTPDEKQQKGWT